The Candidatus Binatus sp. genome has a segment encoding these proteins:
- the thiS gene encoding sulfur carrier protein ThiS yields MSEKSASAIAITLNGDPYTIEGDPRVAALIERLGIRPTRVAVEINSEIVPKARFAETVISAGDVVEVINFVGGG; encoded by the coding sequence ATGTCCGAAAAATCGGCCTCCGCCATCGCGATCACTCTGAACGGCGATCCATATACAATCGAAGGTGACCCGCGCGTCGCAGCGTTGATCGAGCGCCTCGGGATTAGGCCGACACGGGTCGCGGTCGAAATCAACAGCGAGATTGTTCCGAAGGCGCGATTCGCCGAAACTGTGATCAGCGCAGGCGACGTGGTTGAGGTCATCAACTTCGTCGGCGGCGGATGA